A region of Deinococcus misasensis DSM 22328 DNA encodes the following proteins:
- the def gene encoding peptide deformylase, translating to MIYPIRLYGDPVLRQKARAITDFTQTVQVPGFEPVNLPKLAENMLETMYNAHGVGIAAPQIGLSVRMFVMAEYADDEEEVPEENTNPRSKVLRELVVINPVLEPLNKKKNKNSQEGCLSVPGIYEEGIARFSEMRLTYQDAEGNTHTEENEDFIARVWQHETDHLNGKFFLDHLPKHITDDHRTELAIMQRKAKAFLKELKDKGW from the coding sequence ATGATCTATCCCATTCGACTCTACGGAGATCCGGTTTTGCGCCAGAAAGCACGGGCAATCACCGACTTCACCCAGACCGTGCAGGTGCCAGGCTTTGAACCGGTCAACCTTCCCAAACTTGCCGAAAACATGCTGGAAACCATGTACAACGCCCATGGCGTGGGCATTGCCGCACCCCAAATTGGCCTGTCGGTCCGCATGTTCGTGATGGCCGAATACGCCGACGATGAGGAAGAAGTTCCCGAGGAGAACACCAACCCCCGTTCCAAAGTGCTCCGTGAACTGGTGGTCATCAACCCAGTGCTTGAACCCCTCAACAAAAAGAAAAACAAGAACTCTCAGGAAGGCTGCCTGTCGGTTCCCGGCATTTACGAAGAAGGCATTGCCCGCTTCTCTGAAATGCGCCTCACCTACCAGGATGCCGAAGGCAACACCCACACCGAAGAAAACGAAGATTTCATTGCACGGGTCTGGCAACACGAAACCGATCACCTGAACGGCAAATTCTTTCTGGACCACCTGCCCAAACACATCACCGATGACCACCGCACCGAACTGGCCATCATGCAAAGAAAAGCCAAAGCCTTCCTGAAAGAACTCAAAGACAAAGGCTGGTGA
- a CDS encoding CdaR family protein — MRIITHKLPQKLISLALALIIYFIATADQRATSERSYEVPVQVVDASPNASQRDVSDIPKTVRVTLSGPLNRLETLEADRIEVMLDVSNQPTGRFQSKLEVLEPSGTRLVGFTPQVVTGLIDQVVTVRFPVRVTHLNSSDDTLLRFTSNPNQVQITGPQNRVESIVNVITQPVTYEENNVRQVSLIPIDNQGHEVLDVRLMPRSVQVSRIDLGQLPVKTVPLKLAVSNDNFEVLSATFNPREVRVMGTPENLSKIDSVEATVPLKAGTYATQARLNLPEGYTALDRVSVTLSVKAKSTQQ, encoded by the coding sequence ATGCGCATCATCACCCACAAACTGCCCCAGAAACTCATCTCTCTGGCCCTGGCCCTGATCATTTACTTCATTGCCACCGCAGACCAGAGGGCCACCAGTGAACGCAGTTACGAGGTGCCTGTGCAGGTGGTGGACGCCTCTCCCAACGCTTCCCAGCGGGATGTATCAGACATTCCCAAAACCGTCAGGGTCACCCTGAGCGGTCCTCTGAACAGGCTGGAAACCCTCGAAGCAGACCGCATTGAGGTGATGCTGGATGTCAGCAACCAGCCCACCGGGCGCTTCCAGAGCAAACTGGAGGTGCTGGAACCCTCGGGCACCCGTCTGGTCGGGTTCACCCCTCAGGTGGTGACAGGACTGATCGATCAGGTGGTCACGGTGCGTTTTCCAGTGCGGGTCACCCACCTGAACAGCTCAGATGACACTTTGCTGCGTTTCACCAGCAACCCGAATCAGGTGCAAATCACCGGTCCACAGAACCGGGTGGAAAGCATCGTCAATGTGATCACCCAACCCGTCACATACGAAGAGAACAACGTGCGTCAGGTCAGCCTGATTCCCATCGACAACCAGGGCCACGAAGTGCTGGATGTGCGCCTGATGCCCCGCAGTGTGCAGGTGTCGCGCATCGATCTGGGCCAACTTCCGGTCAAAACCGTTCCACTCAAACTGGCGGTGTCCAACGACAATTTTGAAGTGCTGAGTGCCACCTTCAACCCCAGAGAAGTTCGTGTGATGGGAACACCTGAAAATCTCAGTAAAATAGACTCTGTGGAGGCCACCGTGCCCCTCAAAGCAGGCACCTACGCCACTCAGGCACGCCTGAATTTGCCTGAAGGGTACACCGCTCTGGACCGTGTGTCCGTGACCCTCAGTGTCAAAGCCAAATCAACCCAACAGTAA
- the cdaA gene encoding diadenylate cyclase CdaA, whose protein sequence is MFSWLTGAKDLLDILLVATLIYQGYLLLENTRALNVLRGIMVFVVVWLLASYFKLASVDYLLSKAATVGLFALVVVFQPELRQLFERLGRPRNREDQQAGAVVNEIARAVEHMAERSIGALIALERRTPLGEYAASGVKLDAMISAPFLEAIFARNAPLHDGGVIIKEGRVVAAGCVFPLQNQQDGVYKRYGTRHRSALGLSEGTDAVVIVVSEERGSIRLAQNGRLSQDLNANELRDKLRALLYEVKS, encoded by the coding sequence ATGTTCAGCTGGCTGACAGGCGCTAAAGATTTGCTCGACATCCTGCTGGTCGCCACCCTGATTTACCAAGGCTACCTGCTGCTGGAAAACACCCGCGCACTCAATGTGCTGCGGGGCATCATGGTTTTCGTGGTGGTATGGTTGCTCGCCAGCTATTTCAAACTGGCCAGTGTCGATTACCTGCTGTCCAAAGCCGCCACCGTGGGCCTTTTTGCTCTGGTGGTGGTGTTCCAACCCGAACTGCGCCAGCTCTTTGAGCGTCTGGGCCGTCCCAGAAACCGCGAAGACCAGCAGGCCGGAGCAGTGGTCAATGAAATCGCCCGGGCTGTCGAACACATGGCAGAACGCAGCATCGGTGCCCTGATTGCGCTGGAAAGACGCACCCCTCTGGGTGAATACGCTGCATCCGGGGTCAAACTGGATGCCATGATCAGCGCCCCTTTTCTGGAAGCCATTTTTGCCCGCAATGCCCCCCTCCACGATGGAGGGGTCATCATCAAAGAAGGTCGTGTGGTTGCTGCTGGGTGTGTTTTCCCACTGCAAAACCAGCAAGACGGGGTGTACAAGCGGTACGGCACCCGCCACCGCAGTGCTCTGGGCCTTTCCGAAGGCACCGACGCGGTCGTGATTGTGGTCTCTGAAGAGAGAGGCAGCATCCGACTGGCCCAGAACGGTCGCCTGTCACAGGACCTGAATGCCAACGAACTGCGTGACAAACTGCGCGCCTTGCTCTACGAGGTCAAATCGTGA